One window of the Marmota flaviventris isolate mMarFla1 chromosome 2, mMarFla1.hap1, whole genome shotgun sequence genome contains the following:
- the Lama5 gene encoding laminin subunit alpha-5 isoform X4, with the protein MSSFTGRASVPLSARVLSLINPAGPWSVGRCPSGKSAPPQRTSKRDCLERFGPRTLERIAQDDHVICTTEYSRIVPLENGEIVVSLVNGRPGARNFSYSPLLRDFTKATNIRLRFLRTNTLLGHLMGKALRDPTVTRRYYYSIKDISIGGRCVCHGHADVCDAKDPADPFRLQCACQHNTCGGSCDRCCPGFNQQPWRPATSDSANECQSCNCHGHAHDCYYDPEVDRRNASQNQDNAYQGGGVCIDCQHHTTGINCERCLPGFYRSPDHPLDSPHVCRPCNCESAFTDGTCEDLTGRCYCRPNFTGEQCDACAEGFTDFPHCYPVPASPSDTGEQVLPAGQIVNCDCSAAGTQGNACRKDPRVGRCVCKPNFQGAHCELCAPGFYGPGCQPCQCSSPGVADGFCDPDSGQCRCRVGFEGARCDRCAPGYSHFPLCQLCGCSAVGTLPEGCNEAGHCPCRPGFDGPHCDRCQLGHHSYPDCHACTCDPRGALDQHCGASGLCRCRPGYMGATCQECSPGFHGFPACTPCHCSPDGSLHTACDPRSGQCSCRPRVTGLRCDTCVAGAYNFPSCEAGSCHPAGLAPADPTLPEAQTACTCRAHVEGPSCDRCKPGFWGLSPTNPEGCTRCSCDPRGTLGGVVECQLGSGQCSCKPHVCGQSCAACKDGFFGLDRADYFGCRSCRCDVGGALGQGCEPRTGACRCRPNTQGLTCSEPARDHYLPDLLHLRQELEDAATPEGHAVRFGFNPLEFESFSWRGYAHMSAIQPRIVARLNVTSPDLFRLVFRYVNRGPMSVSGRVSVREEGKIVACINCTEQSQLVTFLPSTEPSFVTVPQRGLGEPFVLNPGIWALLVEAEGVLLDYVALLPSAYYEAALLQLRVTEACTHRPSAQHSGENCLLHAYLPLDGFPSAAGLDALCRLDNSLPRPCPREQLSPSHPPLAACLGSDVDVQLQIVVPRPGRYVLVVEYANEDARQEVGVAVHSPQQAPQQGTLTIHPCPYSTLCRGPALDTQHHLATFLLDSEASVRLTAEQARFFLHSVSLVPLGDFSMELVEPRVRCVGSHGTFGPGSAACLPSRFPKPPQPIVLRDCQVLPLPPGLPLTHSQELTPGAPPAGPQPRPPTAVDPDAEPTLLRHPQGTVVFTTQVPTLGRYAFLLHSYQPAHPTFPVEVLINGGRIWQGHANASFCPHGYGCRTLVLCEGQAVLDVTDPELTVTVRVPEGRWLWLDYILVVPAEVYSSSYLREEPLDKSYDFISHCAAHGYHISPSSSSLFCRNAAASLSLFYNNGARPCGCHEVGATGPSCERFGGQCPCRAHVIGRDCSRCATGYWGFPNCRPCDCGTRLCDERTGRCICPPRTVPPDCLVCQPQTFGCHPLVGCEECNCSGPGVQELTDPTCDVDSGQCRCRPNVTGRRCDSCAPGFHGYPRCLPCQCHEAGTAPSICDPITGHCHCKENVQGPRCDQCRLGTFSLEAANPKGCTRCFCFGATESCRSSVHGRHEFVDMEGWTLLSSDRQVVPHEWRAATELLHADLRRVDDTFPELYWQAPRSYLGDRVSSYGGTLRYELHSETQRGDVFIPTESRPDVVLQGNQMSIMFLEPAYPAPGHVHRGQLQLVEGNFRHLETHSAVSREELMMVLAGLEQLQIRALFSQTSSAISLGRVVLEVASKAGRGPPASSVELCMCPANYRGDSCQECAPGYYRDIKGLFLGRCVPCQCHGHSDRCLPGSGICVGCQHNTEGDHCERCQTGFVRGSSGDPTAPCVSCPCPLAVPSNNFAEGCVLRGGRTQCLCRPGYAGASCERCAPGFFGNPLVLGSVCQPCDCSGNGDPNVIVSDCDPLTGACRGCLHHTTGPRCERCAPGFYGNALLPGNCTRCDCSPCGTETCDPQSGHCLCKTGVAGQRCDRCQEGHFGFEGCGGCQPCACGPAAESSKCHPQTGQCQCQPGAGGLQCRECAPGHWGHPEQGCRRCQCPEGHCDLHTGRCTCPPGLSGERCDTCGQQHQVPVPGGPGGHGVHCEVCDHCVVLLLDDLERAGALLPTLREQLQGVNASSVAWARLHRLNASIVDLQSQLRSPLGPRHEMTQQLQALEEQSTNLGQDVQQLGGQAAGARDWAGQLLGTTEATLSRVQVLLGTLQAVDHTLNELASQMGHLSPANASVPSGEQLRQTLAEVERLLQEMRARDLEAPRAVAETELAEAQRLLARVQDQLTSRWEENQALATRTRNQLAQHEASLMDLREALNRAVDTTLEAEELNSHNLARLEEALQRKQELSRDNATLQDTLQAARHTLARVSELLHGMDQAEEDLEHLAANLDGARTPLLQKIQTFSPAGSKVDLVEAAEAHAQQLDQLAHNLSSIILGVNQDRFIQRAVEASNAYSSILEAVQAAEVAAGQAQQQASRTWEVVVQQGLAAQAQQLLTNSSALEEAVRGQQQRLGLARVTLQGARTQLHDVQAKKDQLAAQIQATQAMLAMDTDGTAEKISHAKTVAREAQDTAARVQSQLKDMQRNVERWQGQFGGLQGQDLGQVVLDTGRSVSTLEKTLPQLLAKLGDLENRGGHNASLALSANIGRVRELIAQARGAASKVKVPMKFNGRSWVQLRAPRDLADLAAYTALKFYLQDSEPAPPPGQDAGDHFVLYMGSRQATGDYMGVSLRNQKVHWVYRLGEAGTATLSVDQNIGEQFAAVSMDRTLQFGHMSVTVENQMVHETKGDTEAPGAEGLLSLRPDDFVFYVGGYPSNFTPPAPLHFPGYRGCIEMDTLNEEVISLYNFERTFLLNTAVDKPCARSKSTGDPWLTDGSYLDGTGFARIGFERQPSSTKRFEQELRLVSHSGIIFFLEHQGQFLCLAVREGSLVLLFDFGAGLKEAIPLQPPPPLTAASKAPLPLQIQVFLLAGSRKRVLVRVERATVFSVDQDNALELADAYYLGGVPPEQLPPSLLGLFPSGGSIRGCVKGIKALGKYVDLKRLNTSGISFGCTADLLVGRAVALHGHGFLPLALPAVVPLTSDDFYSGFGFRSTQDDGLLYYHTSPDGSCQVSLQQGHMVLQFLRTEVKIDGVFADGASHYVTFYRNGTELMVSVDDQLQPTMRHQGPRLPTPEGPPQLFLGGQPESGILPNFSGCISNVFVKRLQGPQRVLDLQQNLGGVNVSTGCAPASPRTQTLGQGPRGLRAAVRKASHPSRRPSQGSACRPPLHLRTIQDAYQFGGPLPSHLEFAGVLVPQRSRIAMLVRPDAPRGLLLLAAPLTASSPSLALFLSHGYLVAQTEGPGLQLRVQSRQRLRAGRWHTVSVRWEESRIRLLVDGTRARSQKGRPQRVTAPWSHTLFVGGLPVGRHSPKLPVATGLSGCVKGLQLNGEPLGDPTQIVGVTPCPSGPLQDGLFFPGGGVLTLDLPEATLPDVRLELEVRPLAATGLVFHLGRTQDAPYLQLQLSKEQVLLRADDGAGEFATWVTHPTVLCDGKWHRLAAIKGGSVIRLEVDTHSNHTVGPSPGTLADAPAPLHLGGLPEPTATAPGRPTFQGCMRKLMVNGLPTAGTRSVGVQGAVGGRGCPAW; encoded by the exons ATGTCCAGCTTCACGGGCAGGGCCAGCGTTCCCTTATCAGCCAGAGTTCTCTCTTTAATAAATCCTGCTGGCCCGTGGAGCGTGGGCAGGTGCCCATCCGGGAAGAGCGCCCCACCTCAGAGAA CCTCCAAGAGGGATTGCCTGGAGCGCTTCGGGCCTCGGACGCTGGAGCGCATCGCCCAGGACGACCATGTCATCTGTACCACAGAGTATTCGCGCATAGTGCCCCTGGAGAATGGCGAG ATTGTGGTGTCCCTGGTCAACGGGCGCCCGGGAGCCAGGAACTTCTCCTACTCCCCGCTGCTGCGGGATTTCACCAAAGCCACCAATATCCGGCTGCGCTTCCTGCGCACCAACACCCTGCTGGGCCACCTCATGGGCAAGGCGCTGCGGGACCCCACCGTCACCCGCCGG TACTACTACAGCATCAAGGACATCAGCATCGGAGGCCGCTGCGTCTGCCACGGCCACGCGGACGTTTGTGACGCCAAAGACCCCGCAGACCCTTTCAG GCTGCAGTGTGCATGCCAGCACAACACATGTGGGGGCTCCTGTGACCGCTGCTGCCCTGGCTTCAACCAGCAGCCATGGAGGCCAGCCACCTCTGACAGCGCCAACGAGTGCCAGT CCTGTAACTGCCACGGCCATGCCCATGACTGCTATTATGACCCTGAGGTGGACAGGCGCAATGCCAGCCAGAACCAGGACAACGCGTACCAGGGTGGGGGCGTCTGCATCGACTGCCAG caccacaccacCGGCATCAACTGTGAACGCTGCCTGCCCGGCTTCTACCGTTCCCCGGACCACCCTCTGGACTCGCCCCATGTCTGCCGCC CCTGCAACTGTGAGTCGGCCTTCACTGACGGGACCTGTGAGGACCTGACTGGCCGCTGCTACTGCCGGCCGAACTTCACAGGGGAGCAGTGTGACGCATGTGCCGAGGGCTTCACAGACTTCCCGCACTGCTACC CCGTGCCCGCCTCCCCCAGTGACACAGGGGAGCAGGTGCTACCAGCTGGACAGATCGTGA ACTGTGACTGCAGTGCCGCAGGGACCCAGGGCAACGCCTGCCGGAAGGACCCGCGGGTGGGACGCTGCGTGTGCAAGCCCAACTTCCAGGGAGCCCACTGTGAGCTCTGCGCCCCTGGGTTCTACGGCCCAGGCTGCCAGC CTTGTCAGTGCTCCAGCCCTGGAGTGGCTGATGGCTTCTGCGACCCTGACTCAGGCCAGTGCAGGTGCCGTGTGGGTTTTGAGGGGGCCCGATGTGATCGCTGTGCCCCTGGCTACTCCCACTTCCCTCTGTGCCAAT TGTGTGGCTGCAGCGCTGTGGGGACCTTGCCTGAAGGCTGCAACGAGGCTGGTCACTGCCCTTGCCGGCCTGGGTTTGATGGCCCTCATTGTGACCGCTGTCAACTGGGCCACCACAGTTACCCCGACTGCCATG CTTGCACCTGTGACCCCCGGGGGGCCCTGGACCAGCACTGTGGGGCGAGTGGTTTGTGCCGCTGCCGCCCCGGCTACATGGGCGCCACTTGCCAGGAGTGTAGCCCCGGCTTCCACGGCTTCCCCGCCTGCACTC CCTGCCACTGCTCGCCCGACGGCTCTCTGCACACAGCCTGCGACCCCCGGAGTGGGCAGTGCAGCTGCAGGCCCCGTGTGACTGGGCTGCGGTGTGACACGTGTGTGGCTGGCGCCTATAACTTCCCCTCCTGCGAAG CTGGCTCCTGTCACCCTGCTGGCCTGGCCCCTGCTGACCCCACCCTTCCTGAG GCACAGACGGCCTGCACGTGCCGGGCTCACGTGGAGGGACCCAGCTGTGACCGCTGCAAACCTGGGTTCTGGGGGCTGAGCCCCACCAACCCTGAGGGCTGCACCC GCTGCAGCTGTGACCCCAGGGGCACCTTGGGTGGAGTTGTCGAGTGCCAGCTG GGCAGCGGTCAGTGCTCCTGCAAGCCCCACGTGTGCGGCCAGAGCTGTGCAGCCTGCAAGGACGGCTTCTTCGGGCTGGATCGGGCCGACTACTTTGGCTGCCGCA GCTGCCGGTGTGACGTTGGTGGTGCACTGGGCCAGGGCTGTGAGCCGAGGACGGGCGCCTGCCGGTGCCGCCCCAACACCCAGGGCCTTACCTGCAGCGA GCCAGCAAGGGACCACTACCTGCCCGACCTGCTCCACCTGCGGCAGGAACTGGAGGACGCAGCCACACCCGAGGGCCACGCCGTGCGTTTTGGCTTCAACCCCCTGGAGTTTGAGAGCTTCAGCTGGAGGGGCTACGCACACATGTCGGCCATCCAG CCCAGGATCGTGGCCAGGCTGAACGTGACCTCCCCTGACCTCTTCCGGCTGGTCTTTCGCTATGTCAACCGAGGGCCCATGAGTGTGAGCGGGCGGGTCTCTGTGCGTGAGGAGGGCAAGATTGTGGCCTGCATCAACT GCACAGAGCAGAGCCAGCTTGTGACCTTCTTGCCCAGCACTGAGCCCTCCTTTGTCACTGTGCCCCAAAGGGGGCTCGGGGAGCCCTTTGTGCTGAACCCTGGcatctgggccctgctggtggaGGCTGAAGGGGTGCTTCTG GACTACGTGGCCCTGCTGCCGAGCGCCTACTATGAGGCAGCCCTCCTGCAGCTGCGTGTGACTGAGGCCTGCACCCACCGCCCCTCTGCTCAGCACTCTGGCGAGAA CTGCCTCCTTCATGCCTACCTCCCCCTGGACGGCTTCCCCTCGGCTGCTGGGCTGGACGCCCTGTGTCGTCTTGACAACAGCCTGCCCCGGCCCTGCCCCAGGGAGCAGCTCAGCCCTTCGCACCCGCCACTGGCCGCCTGCCTGGGCAGTGAT GTGGATGTCCAGCTTCAGATAGTGGTGCCGCGGCCAGGCCGCTATGTCCTGGTGGTGGAGTATGCCAATGAGGATGCCCGTCAGGAGGTGGGCGTGGCTGTGCACAGCCCCCAGCAGGCCCCCCAGCAGGGCACACTCACCATCCACCCCTGCCCATACAG CACCCTGTGCCGCGGCCCTGCTTTGGACACTCAGCACCACTTGGCCACCTTCCTGCTGGACTCAGAGGCCAGCGTCCGGCTCACAGCTGAGCAGGCGCGCTTCTTCCTG CACAGCGTGAGCCTGGTGCCCCTGGGGGACTTCAGCATGGAGCTCGTGGAGCCGCGGGTGCGCTGCGTGGGCAGCCACGGCACCTTTGGCCCCGGCAG TGCCGCCTGTCTGCCCTCCCGCTTCCCGAAGCCGCCGCAGCCCATTGTTCTCAGGGACTGCCAGGTGCTGCCCCTGCCTCCCGGCCTCCCCCTGACCCACTCCCAGGAGTTGACTCCCGGGGCACCCCCAGCAGGACCTCAGCCTCGGCCCCCCACTGCTGTGGACCCCGACGCAGAACCCACCTTGCTGCGCCACCCCCAG GGCACCGTGGTCTTCACCACCCAGGTGCCCACCCTGGGCCGCTACGCCTTTCTGCTGCACAGCTACCAGCCGGCCCACCCCACCTTCCCCGTGGAGGTGCTCATTAACGGGGGCCGCATCTGGCAGG GCCACGCCAACGCCAGCTTCTGCCCCCATGGTTACGGCTGCCGCACGCTGGTGCTGTGTGAGGGCCAGGCCGTGCTGGACGTGACTGACCCTGAGCTCACTGTGACCGTGCGCGTGCCCGAGGGCCGGTGGCTCTGGCTG GATTACATCCTGGTGGTCCCTGCGGAGGTCTACAGCTCCAGCTACCTCCGAGAGGAGCCCCTGGACAAGTCCTATGACTTCATCAGCCACTGTGCGGCCCACGGCTACCACATCAG CCCCAGCAGCTCATCCCTGTTCTGCCGAAATGCCGccgcctccctctccctcttctacAATAACGGGGCCCGGCCTTGTGGCTGCCATGAGGTGGGAGCCACAGGCCCCTCGTGTGAGCGCTTTGGGGGCCAGTGTCCCTGCCGGGCCCATGTTATTGGCCGCGACTGCTCCCGCTGTGCCACTGGCTACTGGGGCTTCCCCAACTGCAGAC CCTGTGACTGTGGTACCCGCCTGTGTGACGAGCGCACAGGCCGGTGCATCTGCCCCCCACGCACGGTGCCCCCCGACTGCCTGGTCTGCCAGCCCCAGACCTTCGGCTGCCACCCCCTGGTGGGCTGTGAGGAGTGTAACTGCTCAGGGCCCGGCGTCCAGGAGCTCACCGACCCCACCTGTGATGTGGACAGTGGACAGTGCAG GTGCAGACCCAACGTGACCGGGCGCCGCTGTGACTCCTGTGCCCCCGGCTTCCACGGCTACCCCCGCTGCCTCCCCTGCCAGTGTCACGAGGCAGGCACGGCACCCAGCATCTGTGACCCCATCACAGGTCACTGCCACTGCAAG gaGAATGTGCAGGGCCCACGGTGCGACCAGTGTCGCCTCGGAACCTTCTCCCTGGAGGCTGCCAACCCCAAGGGCTGCACCCGCTGCTTCTGCTTCGGGGCCACAGAGAGCTGCAGGAGCTCCGTCCATGGCCGCCACGAG TTTGTGGACATGGAGGGCTGGACACTGCTGAGCAGTGACCGGCAGGTGGTGCCCCATGAGTGGCGGGCAGCGACGGAGCTGCTCCATGCAGACCTGAGGCGCGTGGACGACACCTTCCCCGAGCTGTATTGGCAGGCGCCCCGCTCCTACCTGGGGGACCGG GTGTCGTCCTATGGTGGGACCCTCCGCTATGAACTGCACTCAGAGACCCAGCGCGGTGACGTCTTCATCCCCACAGAGAGCCGGCCAGATGTGGTGCTGCAG GGCAACCAGATGAGCATCATGTTCCTAGAGCCGGCGTACCCCGCACCGGGCCATGTTCATCGAGGGCAGCTGCAGCTGGTGGAG GGAAACTTTCGACACCTGGAGACCCACAGCGCTGTGTCCCGGGAAGAGCTCATGATGGTGCTGGCGGGCCTGGAGCAGCTGCAGATCCGTGCCCTCTTCTCACAGACCTCCTCGGCCATCTCCCTGGGTAGGGTGGTGCTGGAGGTGGCCAGCAAGGCAGGCAGAGGGCCTCCGGCCAGCAGTGTAGAGCTGTGCATGTGCCCAGCCAACTACCGTGGGGACTCGTGCCAG GAATGTGCCCCCGGCTACTACCGGGACATCAAAGGCCTCTTTCTGGGCCGCTGTGTGCCCTGTCAGTGCCACGGCCATTCAGACCGCTGCCTCCCTGGCTCTGGCATCTGTGTG GGCTGCCAGCACAACACCGAGGGGGACCACTGTGAGCGCTGCCAGACTGGTTTTGTGCGCGGCAGCTCAGGGGACCCCACAGCCCCCTGTGTCAGCTGCCCCTGCCCCCTGGCAGTACCTTCCAACAA CTTCGCGGAGGGCTGTGTCCTGCGAGGTGGCCGCACCCAGTGCCTCTGCAGACCTGGTTATGCTGGAGCCTCCTGCGAGCG ATGCGCACCTGGCTTCTTCGGGAACCCTCTGGTGCTGGGCAGCGTGTGCCAGCCCTGTGATTGCAGTGGCAACGGTGACCCCAACGTGATTGTCAGTGACTGCGACCCCCTGACCGGGGCCTGCCGCGGCTGCCTGCACCACACCACAGGGCCCCGCTGCGAGCGCTGTGCCCCGGGATTCTACGGCAACGCCCTGCTGCCTGGCAACTGCACCC GGTGTGACTGCTCCCCCTGTGGGACCGAGACCTGTGATCCCCAGAGTGGGCACTGCCTCTGCAAGACAGGTGTGGCTGGGCAGCGCTGTGACCGCTGTCAG GAAGGACACTTTGGCTTTGAGGGCTGTGGGGGCTGCCAGCCTTGTGCCTGTGGACCAGCTGCAGAGAGCTCCAAGTGTCACCCCCAGACTGGACAGTGCCAGTGCCAACCCGGGGCCGGGGGACTCCAGTGCCGCGAGTGTGCCCCTGGTCACTGGGGGCACCCAGAGCAGGGCTGCAGGC GCTGCCAGTGCCCAGAGGGACACTGTGACCTGCACACAGGCCGCTGCACCTGTCCCCCAGGGCTCAGTGGGGAGCGCTGTGACACCTGCGGCCAGCAGCACCAGGTGCCGGTGCCTGGCGGGCCCGGGGGCCATGGTGTCCACTGCGAAG TGTGTGACCACTGCGTGGTCCTGCTCCTGGATGACTTGGAGCGGGCTGGcgccctcctccccaccctccgtGAGCAGCTCCAGGGTGTCAATGCCAGCTCCGTGGCCTGGGCCCGGCTGCACAGGCTGAACGCCTCCATCGTGGACCTACAG AGCCAGCTCCGGAGCCCATTGGGCCCCCGCCATGAGATGACACAGCAGCTGCAGGCCCTGGAGGAGCAGAGCACGAACCTTGGGCAGGACGTGCAGCAGCTGGGTGGCCAG GCTGCAGGAGCCCGAGACTGGGCAGGCCAACTGCTGGGCACCACTGAGGCCACCCTCAGCCGGGTGCAGGTGCTGCTGGGGACCCTCCAGGCTGTGGACCACACCCTGAATG AGTTGGCATCCCAGATGGGCCACCTGTCACCAGCCAATGCTTCAGTCCCGTCGGGTGAGCAGCTGCGCCAGACGCTGGCAGAGGTGGAACGGCTGCTCCAGGAGATGCGGGCACGTGACCTGGAGGCCCCCCGGGCAGTGGCAGAAACTGAGCTAGCTGAGGCCCAGAGGC TGCTGGCCCGCGTCCAGGATCAGCTGACCAGCCGCTGGGAGGAGAATCAGGCACTGGCTACACGCACCCGCAATCAGCTGGCCCAGCACGAGGCCAGCCTCATGGACCTGCGTGAGGCCCTGAACCGGGCAGTGGACACCACACTGGAGGCTGAAGAACTCAATAGCCACAACCTGGCACGCCTGGAGGAGGCCTTG CAACGGAAGCAGGAGCTGTCCCGGGACAATGCCACCCTGCAGGACACTCTGCAGGCTGCCAGGCACACCCTGGCCCGTGTCTCTGAGCTTCTGCACGGCATGGACCAGGCTGAGGAG GACCTAGAGCACCTGGCTGCCAACCTGGATGGGGCCCGGACACCACTGTTGCAGAAGATACAGACTTTCTCCCCAGCGGGCAGCAAGGTGGACTTGGTGGAGGCTGCCGAGGCCCACGCACAGCAGCTGGACCAGCTGGCCCACAACCTGTCCAG CATCATCCTCGGTGTCAACCAGGACCGCTTCATCCAGAGGGCCGTGGAGGCCAGCAATGCCTACAGCAGCATCCTGGAAGCCGTGCAGGCTGCGGAGGTGGCCGCTGGCCAGGCTCAACAGCAGGCAAGCCGTACATGGGAG GTGGTGGTGCAGCAGGGCCTGGCAGCTCAAGCCCAACAGCTGCTGACCAACAGCAGTGCCCTGGAAGAGGCCGTCCGTGGGCAGCAGCAGAGGTTGGGCCTCG CACGGGTCACCCTGCAAGGTGCCAGGACCCAGCTCCACGATGTCCAGGCCAAGAAGGACCAGCTTGCAGCCCAGATCCAGGCCACCCAGGCCATGTTGGCCATGGACACAG ATGGGACTGCGGAGAAGATCAGCCATGCTAAGACTGTGGCCAGAGAAGCACAGGACACGGCTGCCCGTGTGCAGTCTCAGCTCAAGGACATGCAGAGGAACGTGGAACGGTGGCAGGGCCAGTTTGGGGGCCTGCAGGGCCAGGACCTGGGCCAGGTGGTGCTCGACACAGGCCGCTCAG TGTCCACCCTGGAGAAGACTCTGCCGCAGCTGCTGGCCAAGCTGGGTGACCTGGAGAACCGTGGAGGGCACAACGCCAGCCTGGCTCTGTCTGCCAACATCGGCCGCGTGCGGGAGCTCATTGCCCAGGCCCGGGGTGCCGCCAGCAAG GTCAAGGTGCCCATGAAGTTCAATGGGCGCTCTTGGGTGCAACTGCGTGCCCCGCGGGACCTTGCTGATCTCGCCGCCTACACTGCGCTCAAGTTCTACCTGCAGGACTCGGAGCCAGCACCGCCACCCGGGCAGGATGCTGGGGACCACTTTGTATTGTACATGGGCAGCCGCCAG GCCACTGGAGACTACATGGGCGTGTCCCTGCGCAACCAGAAGGTGCACTGGGTGTACCGGCTGGGGGAGGCCGGGACTGCAACCCTCAGCGTGGACCAGAACATCGGGGAGCAGTTCGCAGCTGTCAGCATGGACAG GACCCTCCAGTTTGGCCACATGTCTGTCACGGTGGAAAACCAGATGGTCCACGAGACCAAGGGGGACACCGAGGCCCCTGGGGCAGAAGGTCTGCTCAGCCTGCGGCCTGATGACTTTGTCTTCTATGTGGGAGGGTACCCAAGCAATTTCACG CCCCCTGCACCTCTCCACTTCCCTGGTTACCGGGGCTGCATTGAGATGGACACTCTAAACGAGGAGGTGATCAGTCTCTATAACTTCGAGAGGACCTTTTTGCTCAACACAGCCGTGGACAAGCCGTGTGCCCG CTCCAAGTCGACTGGGGACCCATGGCTCACAGACGGCTCCTACCTGGATGGCACGGGCTTCGCCCGCATCGGCTTCGAGAGGCAGCCCAGCAGCACAAAGCGCTTTGAACAGGAGCTTCGCCTCGTGTCCCACAGTGGGATCATCTTCTTCCTGGAGCACCAG GGCCAGTTCCTGTGCCTGGCCGTGCGCGAAGGCAGCCTTGTGCTCCTCTTCGACTTCGGCGCTGGGCTGAAGGAGGCCATCCCGCTGCAGCCCCCGCCCCCACTGACTGCGGCCAGCAAGGCG CCACTGCCCCTCCAGATCCAGGTGTTCCTGCTGGCCGGCAGCCGCAAGCGCGTGCTGGTGCGCGTGGAGAGGGCCACGGTGTTCAGCGTGGACCAGGACAACGCCCTGGAGCTGGCCGACGCCTACTACCTGGGTGGGGTGCCTCCAGAGCAGCTGCCCCCGAG CCTGCTCGGGCTCTTCCCCTCCGGAGGCTCCATCCGCGGCTGCGTCAAGGGCATCAAGGCCCTGGGCAAGTACGTGGACCTCAAGAGGCTCAACACCTCGGGCATCAGCTTCGGCTGCACCGCGGACCTGCTG GTGGGACGCGCGGTTGCGCTGCACGGCCACGGCTTCCTGCCCCTGGCCCTCCCCGCCGTGGTGCCCCTCACCAGCGACGACTTCTACTCTGGCTTTGGCTTCCGCAGCACCCAGGACGACGGCCTGCTCTACTACCACACGTCCCCG GACGGGTCCTGCCAGGTGTCCTTGCAGCAGGGCCACATGGTCCTTCAGTTTCTGAGAACAGAGGTGAAGATAGACGGGGTCTTTGCTGACGGAGCCAGCCACTATGTCACCTTCTACCGCAACGGCACAGA GCTTATGGTCTCCGTGGATGACCAGCTGCAGCCGACGATGAGGCACCAGGGACCCAGGCTCCCCACGCCCGAGGGCCCCCCACAGCTCTTCCTGGGAGGCCAGCCTGAGTCTGGTATCTTGCCCAACTTCAGTGGCTGCATCAGCAACGTTTTTGTTAAGCG GCTCCAGGGGCCGCAGCGCGTGCTCGACTTGCAGCAGAACTTGGGTGGAGTCAACGTGAGCACGGGCTGTGCGCCAGCCTCCCCGCGCACCCAGACCCTGGGGCAGGGACCACGAGGACTGCGGGCCGCGGTGCGGAAG GCCTCCCACCCCAGCCGTCGGCCCAGCCAGGGATCTGCCTGCAGGCCACCCCTGCATCTCCGAACCATCCAAGACGCCTACCAGTTTGGGGGGCCCCTGCCTAGTCACCTGGAGTTTGCGGGTGTCCTGGTCCCCCAGAG GTCCCGCATCGCGATGCTCGTCCGCCCTGACGCCCCCCGGGGCCTCCTGCTCTTGGCTGCCCCCTTGACGGCTAGCAGCCCCTCCCTGGCGCTCTTCCTGAGCCACGGATACTTGGTCGCACAAACAGAAGGCCCTGGGCTGCAGCTCCGCGTCCAAAGCCGCCAGCGTTTGCGGGCAGGCCGGTGGCACACG GTGTCTGTGCGCTGGGAGGAGAGTCGGATCCGGTTGCTGGTGGACGGAACCCGGGCCAGGAGCCAGAAGGGACGCCCCCAGAGGGTGACAGCCCCCTGGTCACACACCCTCTTTGTGGGGGGCCTCCCGGTTGGCAGACACAGCCCCAAGCTCCCT GTGGCCACCGGGCTCAGTGGCTGTGTGAAAGGACTGCAGCTGAATGGGGAGCCCCTGGGGGACCCCACACAGATAGTGGGGGTCACACCCTGCCCCTCAGGCCCCCTGCAGGACGGCCTCTTCTTCCCGGGTGGTGGAGTCCTCACTCTAG ACCTCCCGGAGGCCACCCTGCCCGACGTGCGTCTGGAGCTGGAGGTGCGGCCCCTGGCAGCCACTGGCCTGGTCTTCCACCTGGGCCGCACCCAGGATGCCCCCTACCTGCAGCTACAGTTGTCCAAGGAGCAG GTCCTGCTGCGGGCAGACGACGGGGCAGGCGAGTTTGCCACGTGGGTGACACACCCCACTGTACTGTGTGACGGGAAGTGGCACCGACTGGCAG CCATCAAGGGCGGGAGCGTGATCCGGCTGGAGGTGGACACACACAGCAACCACACGGTGGGCCCCTCGCCGGGCACCCTGGCTGATGCCCCAGCACCGCTGCACCTTGGAGGCCTGCCTG AGCCCACAGCGACAGCGCCTGGACGCCCCACCTTTCAGGGCTGCATGAGGAAGCTGATGGTGAACGGGCTCCCCACTGCTGGAACTCGCTCTGTGGGGGTCCAGGGGGCCGTGGGGGGCAGGGGCTGCCCCGCCTGGTAG